TGTCCGACCATCTTTTAGAACCCGCTTCTGGGGAAGATGGAGATGGCCGCATAAATAGAGGCGGGGTGATATTTGGCGAAAGGCTTCAAGAAAACACCGCTGGCCGCCATGCCCGCCACCTGGCACCTCGTCCGCGAGACCAATTGCACATCCGTGCGTAATCATTACGTCAACGTGTTCATGTTCATGAGCAACATGCTCGGCAATTTGCCTAACATCCTCATCGGTTACGTAGTGTGGCTTGCGATGAGATTTTGCCCAGATTCCACTTATGCCAACAAACCTTAAGCCGCCAAACTCGCGAACTTCGCCTTGTGAAAGCAACACTAGGCTGCCGTCTTGGTTCTTGGCGTTCCGAAGCAGGTCCACATAATCATGATTACCATAAACTGTTAGCACAGGAACACGAGCTACGATGGCTTGAAAAATTCCTTCGTCTACTTGATTGGGATCACCCCAGTCACCGGTAGAAACAAGAAGGTCAACCTTAGATTGCTCCAGGGCCTTAAGAACAACATTGAGATTTCCATGCATATCACCAACTGCAAGAATATCCATACCAATCACCACTACCCTGTAATGGACAAAGAGAAAATTATTTTAGAACGATTGTTTGGTTGACTAGAAATAGACCGCTAGTTATAATATGGAGACTGCTTGTTTTGATCTCGTTTTGTTATATTTTGAGGGTTAACAAACCGCCCTAATTCGGTAAACACAAAAAGTTTTCGACGCGAATGGGCAAAATGCAAACTCAACCTAAAGCCAACCGGATACGAAAATCCCCACGCGGTGTTCGCAAAATAATTAGAGCATTTATCTTTCTTTTCCTTTTCTTAGTTTTTTCAATAACTGGCACCCTTTTTTACTATTATTCCTCCTCTCAAACTGTGCACGACGCCATACAAGTGGCGCT
The sequence above is a segment of the Armatimonadota bacterium genome. Coding sequences within it:
- a CDS encoding metallophosphoesterase family protein: MDILAVGDMHGNLNVVLKALEQSKVDLLVSTGDWGDPNQVDEGIFQAIVARVPVLTVYGNHDYVDLLRNAKNQDGSLVLLSQGEVREFGGLRFVGISGIWAKSHRKPHYVTDEDVRQIAEHVAHEHEHVDVMITHGCAIGLADEVPGGGHGGQRCFLEAFRQISPRLYLCGHLHLPQKRVLKDGRTIINVGYGGEGDYWIVSFKDQTIDAYHYKI